A genomic segment from Nicotiana sylvestris chromosome 1, ASM39365v2, whole genome shotgun sequence encodes:
- the LOC138870206 gene encoding uncharacterized protein, with amino-acid sequence MEEALWAYRTTHRTLTQATPYALVYVVEAILTLQHQIPSLQLAIHEGITSEENARLRLVELEALDEKRLEAQQSLECCQPRLSCAFNKRVRQRSFQVGDQVFAVQRPIITSHKPVRKFTSKWNGPYVVQDAYSIGAYKLLDADDMSIAPINGKLLKKYYPLRCNTP; translated from the coding sequence atggaagaagctctatgggcatataggacaACTCACCGCACACTAACACAAGCAACCCCTTATGCACTCGTTTATGTAGTCGAAGCCATCTTGACACTCCAGCATCAAATACCTTCATTACAATTAGCGATTCATGAAGGGATCACTtctgaagaaaatgctcgacttcgattagtagagttggaggctcttgatgagaagaggttggaagctcaacagagtcttgaatgttgtCAACCTCGACTATCttgcgccttcaataaaagagttcgccaaagatcctttcaagtaggagatcaagtcttTGCCGTACAAAGACCCATAATTACCTCCCATAAACCCGTACgaaagttcacttcaaaatggaaTGGGCCATATGTTGTACAAGATGCTTACTCAATTGGGGCTTACAAGCTACTAGATGCAGATGACATGAGTATCGCCCCCATCAATGGCAAATTATTAAAGAAGTATTATCCTTTAAGATGCAACACACCTTGA